The Anaerosoma tenue genome has a window encoding:
- the acs gene encoding acetate--CoA ligase produces MTESNAIESLSQEYRVVQPPAWVTERAHIQTMEEYEELYKRSIEDPEGFWADMAEQMLHWEKKWDTVLEYDFDKPYVKWFQGGKLNVTHNCIDRHLNGWRRNKAALIWETDEGRTKMYTYQSLYYKVCKFANVLKKRGIKKGDRVALYLPMIPELAIAMLACARIGAIHSVIFAGFSSAALRDRIQDCGAKMLVTADEGLRGGRIVPLKAEADAALNECPSIEAVIVVSRARTRVDMEPGRDYWYHEEVRADDISQHCDVEWMDAEDPLFILYTSGSTGKPKGVLHTTGGYLLYAATTFRYVFDYHDEDVFWCTADIGWVTGHSYIVYGPLAVGATTLMFEGVPTYPDAGRFWEIVEKHGVNQFYTAPTAIRALMKQGDEWPAKHDMSTLRVLGTVGEPINPEAWMWYFKNIGRENVPIVDTYWQTETGGHIITNLPGITPMKPGSATKPFFGIEPEILNEDGTPTPTGSGGRLCINKPWPGMMRGTWGDPENALMKNVYFTAFPGRYFTGDGARVDADGYYWLLGRVDDVINVSGHRMGTAEIESALVSHASVAEAAVVGYPHEVKGEGIYAYVILKTGVDIPDGIEKILRGHVREEIGPIASPDFIHIVPELPKTRSGKIMRRILRKIAGGDRNVEAFGDISTLADPSIVQTIIDTAPQVG; encoded by the coding sequence ATGACGGAATCGAATGCGATCGAGTCCCTGTCGCAGGAGTACCGCGTGGTCCAGCCGCCGGCCTGGGTGACCGAGCGGGCGCACATCCAGACCATGGAGGAGTACGAGGAGCTTTACAAGCGCTCGATCGAGGACCCCGAAGGGTTCTGGGCCGACATGGCCGAGCAGATGCTCCACTGGGAGAAGAAGTGGGACACGGTCCTCGAGTACGACTTCGACAAGCCGTACGTGAAGTGGTTCCAGGGCGGCAAGCTCAACGTCACTCACAACTGCATCGACCGCCACCTGAACGGTTGGCGCCGCAACAAGGCGGCGCTCATCTGGGAGACGGACGAGGGCCGCACGAAGATGTACACCTACCAGTCGCTGTACTACAAGGTGTGCAAGTTCGCCAACGTCCTCAAGAAGCGCGGCATCAAGAAGGGTGACCGCGTCGCCCTGTACCTGCCGATGATCCCCGAGCTTGCGATCGCGATGTTGGCATGCGCGCGCATCGGCGCCATCCACTCGGTGATCTTCGCCGGGTTCAGCTCGGCGGCGCTGCGCGACCGTATCCAGGACTGCGGCGCCAAGATGCTCGTCACGGCCGATGAGGGTCTGCGCGGCGGCCGTATCGTCCCATTGAAGGCCGAGGCCGACGCGGCGCTCAACGAATGCCCTTCGATCGAGGCGGTCATCGTCGTTTCCCGTGCACGCACCCGCGTGGACATGGAGCCCGGGCGCGACTACTGGTACCACGAAGAGGTGCGCGCCGACGATATCTCCCAGCACTGCGATGTCGAGTGGATGGATGCCGAGGATCCTCTCTTCATCCTGTACACCTCCGGATCGACCGGCAAGCCGAAGGGCGTCCTGCACACGACCGGCGGCTATCTCCTGTATGCCGCCACGACGTTCCGCTACGTCTTCGACTATCACGATGAGGACGTCTTCTGGTGCACGGCGGACATCGGTTGGGTCACCGGCCACAGCTATATCGTGTATGGCCCGCTTGCAGTGGGCGCGACCACGCTGATGTTCGAGGGCGTCCCCACTTATCCCGACGCCGGCAGGTTCTGGGAGATCGTGGAGAAGCACGGCGTCAACCAGTTCTACACGGCGCCTACCGCCATCCGCGCGCTCATGAAGCAGGGCGACGAGTGGCCAGCCAAGCACGATATGTCCACTTTGAGGGTGCTCGGCACGGTGGGTGAGCCGATCAACCCCGAGGCATGGATGTGGTACTTCAAGAACATCGGTCGGGAGAACGTGCCGATCGTGGACACGTACTGGCAGACGGAGACCGGCGGACACATCATCACCAACCTGCCCGGCATCACTCCCATGAAGCCCGGCTCGGCCACGAAGCCGTTCTTCGGCATCGAGCCTGAGATCCTCAACGAGGACGGCACGCCGACCCCCACCGGTTCCGGCGGGCGCCTGTGCATCAACAAGCCGTGGCCCGGGATGATGCGCGGCACGTGGGGAGATCCCGAGAATGCGCTGATGAAGAACGTCTACTTCACCGCCTTCCCGGGTCGCTACTTCACCGGTGACGGCGCTCGTGTCGACGCCGACGGCTACTACTGGCTCCTGGGCCGTGTGGACGACGTCATCAACGTGTCCGGTCACCGCATGGGTACCGCCGAGATCGAGAGCGCGCTCGTGAGCCACGCGTCGGTGGCCGAGGCCGCGGTCGTCGGCTACCCGCATGAGGTCAAGGGCGAGGGCATCTACGCCTACGTCATCCTCAAGACCGGCGTGGACATCCCCGACGGCATCGAGAAGATCCTCCGTGGCCACGTGCGCGAGGAGATCGGGCCGATCGCCAGCCCGGACTTCATCCACATCGTGCCCGAGCTGCCCAAGACACGATCCGGCAAGATCATGCGGCGCATCCTTCGCAAGATCGCCGGTGGCGACCGGAACGTGGAAGCCTTCGGCGACATCTCCACGCTCGCTGATCCCTCGATCGTGCAGACGATCATCGATACGGCGCCACAGGTCGGCTAG
- a CDS encoding DegV family protein, translating to MGSPQGVCIVTDSTSDIPREVAAEHGITVVPLSVSIEGETFPDGTISLEEFFRRMDAAKELPKTSQPPVGAFVETFKEKLETFSDVVCITISNRLSGTYESAMEAARSVGDRVHVLDSLNLSWGEGYQVVEAAKAAASGDTVAQIKDRFEALRGRVNMIVGLDSVDNLAKGGRIGRVTALVGGLLKMRVMLTVAEDGAFEPVGRARGAIAALQASVDWVATRVDEKLPADFAVQHALSPDKAEWLENAIRSRFNVRELRVVEAGAVISTHTGTGWGITAVQV from the coding sequence ATGGGATCTCCACAGGGCGTGTGCATCGTCACCGACTCGACGTCGGACATACCTCGCGAGGTGGCGGCCGAGCACGGCATCACGGTCGTTCCGCTGAGCGTTTCGATCGAGGGTGAGACGTTCCCGGACGGCACCATCTCACTCGAGGAGTTCTTCCGCAGGATGGACGCGGCCAAGGAGCTGCCGAAGACATCGCAGCCTCCGGTGGGCGCATTCGTGGAGACGTTCAAGGAGAAGCTGGAGACGTTCTCCGACGTGGTATGCATCACCATCTCGAACCGCCTGTCCGGCACGTACGAGTCGGCGATGGAGGCTGCCCGCTCAGTGGGGGATCGCGTGCACGTGCTCGACTCGCTGAACCTGTCGTGGGGCGAGGGCTATCAGGTGGTGGAGGCCGCCAAGGCGGCAGCGTCGGGCGACACCGTGGCGCAGATCAAGGACCGCTTCGAAGCGCTTCGCGGACGTGTGAACATGATCGTCGGCCTGGACAGCGTCGACAACCTCGCCAAGGGCGGGAGGATCGGGCGCGTGACGGCTCTGGTGGGGGGACTCCTCAAGATGCGGGTCATGCTCACCGTGGCCGAGGACGGCGCTTTCGAGCCGGTGGGCCGCGCACGTGGAGCCATTGCCGCGCTCCAGGCCAGCGTGGACTGGGTCGCGACCCGCGTGGACGAGAAGCTGCCCGCCGACTTCGCGGTGCAGCACGCGCTGTCGCCGGACAAGGCCGAGTGGCTCGAGAACGCGATACGCAGCCGCTTCAACGTGCGTGAGCTGCGGGTCGTGGAGGCCGGCGCGGTGATCTCCACGCATACGGGCACGGGCTGGGGGATAACCGCCGTACAGGTGTGA
- a CDS encoding HIT domain-containing protein — translation MTDECVFCMIANGEIPATAVYEDETVFAFDDIAPQAPVHVLIVPRAHHSDISDDVPDDVLLALMRAVPKVAAAKGVAASGYRVIANTGEDAGQTVHHLHVHVIGGRPLGEGMVRPMEGE, via the coding sequence GTGACCGATGAGTGCGTTTTCTGCATGATCGCCAACGGGGAGATACCCGCCACAGCGGTGTACGAGGACGAGACGGTGTTCGCGTTCGACGACATCGCCCCGCAGGCCCCCGTGCACGTGCTCATCGTTCCGCGCGCCCATCACTCGGATATCTCCGACGACGTTCCCGATGATGTGTTGTTGGCGCTGATGCGCGCCGTGCCCAAGGTGGCTGCCGCCAAGGGCGTCGCCGCGTCAGGATACCGGGTGATAGCGAACACGGGGGAGGACGCCGGGCAGACCGTGCACCACCTCCACGTCCATGTGATCGGCGGGCGCCCGCTCGGCGAAGGCATGGTCCGTCCAATGGAAGGGGAATGA
- the xseA gene encoding exodeoxyribonuclease VII large subunit, translating to MPDQKQALSVSDAMALAKGALEGLRLKVVGEVSEATIKPGYKAIYFSLKDGQAVMPCLMWRDQYDASGVTLEDGALVEVTGNFTAYAPKGRMQFQVRSVEVAGEGMLRLQVARLAKALEAEGLMSPDRKRPLPRYPERIGVVTSPRGKAVHDIIRTLRRRYPVAELVIAGVQVEGDGAAAEIVRALEAVGAEPGIEVVILGRGGGSYEDLMPFNTEEVARAVASCPVPVVTGIGHEPDTSIADMVADVRASTPTAAAEAVAPDVAEVVRTLDAGGTRLGRALTHLVAGLSHRLGLLADRPVFSSADALLATPGQTLDMLADGLERALPGYLSRSEEAIVRAREALARVGPRLTEQHASRLERERDRVVSAGRLLVETADRDVGQMAARLEDLSPLAILGRGYAVCYEEDGAVLRSAADVAPGDRVDVRLAEGILGCIVESVGSEG from the coding sequence ATGCCTGACCAGAAGCAGGCGCTTTCGGTATCCGATGCGATGGCGCTTGCCAAAGGCGCGCTCGAAGGCCTGCGGCTCAAGGTCGTGGGCGAGGTCTCCGAGGCGACGATCAAACCCGGCTACAAGGCCATCTACTTCTCGCTGAAGGACGGGCAGGCCGTGATGCCGTGCCTGATGTGGCGCGACCAGTACGACGCATCCGGGGTGACCCTCGAAGACGGCGCACTGGTGGAGGTCACGGGGAACTTCACCGCGTATGCCCCCAAGGGACGGATGCAGTTCCAGGTGCGTTCCGTGGAGGTGGCGGGCGAGGGGATGCTCCGGTTGCAGGTGGCGCGGCTGGCGAAGGCCCTCGAGGCCGAGGGGCTGATGTCGCCCGACCGGAAGCGGCCGCTGCCACGGTACCCCGAGCGGATCGGCGTGGTCACATCGCCGCGAGGGAAGGCGGTGCACGACATCATCCGCACGCTGCGGCGCCGGTACCCTGTAGCCGAGCTGGTGATCGCAGGCGTCCAGGTGGAAGGAGATGGCGCCGCCGCCGAGATCGTCCGCGCGCTGGAGGCGGTGGGGGCCGAGCCGGGTATCGAGGTGGTCATCCTTGGGCGCGGCGGGGGCAGCTACGAAGACCTCATGCCGTTCAACACCGAGGAAGTGGCCCGCGCTGTGGCTTCGTGCCCCGTCCCAGTGGTGACGGGGATCGGTCACGAACCCGACACCAGCATCGCCGACATGGTGGCCGATGTCCGCGCATCCACTCCCACGGCCGCAGCCGAAGCCGTGGCTCCCGACGTTGCTGAAGTGGTCCGGACACTGGACGCAGGTGGGACGCGCCTCGGTCGTGCGCTCACACACCTCGTGGCAGGCCTGTCGCATCGCCTCGGACTCCTGGCCGACCGGCCCGTGTTCTCCTCGGCGGACGCGCTGCTCGCAACACCCGGGCAGACGCTGGACATGCTTGCCGACGGGCTGGAGCGGGCGCTTCCGGGGTATCTCTCCCGCAGCGAAGAGGCCATCGTGCGTGCGCGGGAGGCTCTGGCGCGGGTCGGTCCGCGTCTCACGGAGCAGCACGCGTCCCGCCTGGAGCGTGAGCGCGATCGGGTGGTGTCGGCCGGCAGACTGCTCGTGGAGACAGCCGACCGCGACGTCGGTCAGATGGCCGCCCGCCTGGAGGACCTGTCGCCGCTTGCGATACTGGGCCGCGGATACGCGGTATGTTACGAAGAGGATGGTGCGGTGCTTCGCTCGGCTGCTGATGTCGCGCCGGGCGACCGCGTGGATGTGCGTCTCGCCGAGGGGATCCTCGGCTGCATCGTTGAGTCAGTTGGATCGGAGGGGTAG
- a CDS encoding inositol monophosphatase family protein yields MPDLRRIAEEAARAGGAALAAHAGHITGLRTKSSAADVVTAADIASGVAVARSIADALPDARFVVEEPEVYDLAGVVQGDLRDDEVWVVDPLDGTTSFVHSYPCYSVSVACLRSGLPVAGAVFNVPAGEMASAAADAGASLDGRPLTCTGASRMSEALIATGFPYDRGEPLDRQLRIFERVMRPSHDVRRDGSAAIDLANVAIGRVDGFWETGLKPWDMAAGVLIVAEAGGRVTDLEGSPWSVQTSCVVAANPALHEVLLGLIMDADTA; encoded by the coding sequence ATGCCCGACCTACGCCGGATCGCCGAGGAGGCCGCCCGCGCCGGCGGCGCCGCTCTTGCCGCACATGCAGGCCACATCACCGGCCTCCGGACGAAGAGCAGCGCAGCGGACGTGGTCACAGCGGCCGACATCGCCTCCGGCGTGGCCGTGGCACGGTCAATAGCCGATGCCCTGCCGGATGCGCGCTTCGTGGTGGAGGAGCCGGAGGTCTACGACCTCGCCGGGGTGGTCCAGGGGGACCTCCGCGATGACGAGGTCTGGGTCGTCGATCCGCTCGACGGCACAACCTCGTTCGTCCACAGCTACCCGTGCTACTCGGTGAGCGTGGCGTGCCTCCGCTCGGGCCTTCCGGTCGCCGGAGCGGTCTTCAACGTCCCCGCGGGAGAGATGGCGTCTGCCGCCGCTGACGCCGGCGCTTCGCTCGACGGCAGGCCGCTCACCTGCACGGGCGCATCGCGGATGTCCGAGGCGCTCATCGCCACCGGGTTCCCGTACGACAGAGGAGAGCCGCTTGACCGGCAGCTCCGGATCTTCGAGCGGGTCATGCGCCCGTCGCACGACGTGCGGCGCGACGGCTCGGCCGCTATAGACCTCGCCAACGTGGCCATCGGGCGTGTGGACGGCTTCTGGGAGACAGGGCTCAAGCCCTGGGACATGGCGGCCGGCGTCCTGATCGTCGCCGAGGCGGGTGGTCGCGTGACCGACCTCGAGGGATCCCCCTGGTCGGTTCAGACCAGCTGCGTGGTGGCGGCCAACCCTGCGCTCCACGAGGTCCTGCTCGGCCTCATCATGGACGCGGACACCGCCTAG
- the hemG gene encoding protoporphyrinogen oxidase: MHIIIIGGGIAGLGAAYKIRRAAEAGHEVTFTLVERDDRIGGKIFTDIAEDSDGGRYIADGGSDSFLTDKTAVHRVAKLLGVFDHEVGTVEETKKTFIVKDGRLVEMPDGMMMFAPTKLIPLATTSLYSWPAKFRMALDWFLPRKVRWADGETAADHDETLESFVVRRLGREALDRLAEPLAAGVNGDEPSEMSVAARYPMLLDMEQKHGSLIRGFLAQRKKVEEMRKKYPPKPGQRRRTMFSSFHDGLQFICDRMADAAGREHIRTGVGAAAIAQDGDGWSVTLSSGETLRGDAVIMATEVWAAAGLTRPVDGSLADLLETIPCSSSATAILAFDRSDCPFDLSWHGILSPMVERRPLTGVSLMSSKWPDRAPEDRVLFRGFLGGPRDEAVLEASDEDLLELARTQMVALLGIKADARPRYAKLFRWEKGMPQYTLDHLKRVDEIERLECGVRGFALAGNAYRGVGVPNALESGERAVSKVLGEAGIALEEDAVEEKRVY; this comes from the coding sequence ATGCATATCATCATCATCGGTGGCGGGATCGCGGGCCTTGGCGCCGCGTACAAGATCAGGCGGGCGGCCGAAGCCGGGCACGAGGTGACGTTCACCCTCGTCGAGCGTGACGATCGGATCGGCGGCAAGATCTTCACCGACATCGCGGAGGACTCCGACGGGGGTCGCTACATCGCCGATGGCGGGTCCGACTCGTTCCTGACCGACAAGACCGCCGTGCATCGCGTGGCGAAGCTCCTCGGCGTGTTCGATCACGAGGTAGGGACGGTCGAGGAGACCAAGAAGACCTTCATCGTGAAGGACGGCAGGCTCGTGGAGATGCCCGATGGCATGATGATGTTCGCTCCCACCAAGCTCATCCCGCTCGCCACCACGTCGCTCTACTCGTGGCCCGCCAAGTTCCGCATGGCGCTCGACTGGTTCCTGCCCCGCAAGGTCCGCTGGGCGGACGGCGAGACCGCCGCGGACCACGACGAGACGCTCGAGAGCTTCGTGGTCCGGCGTCTCGGCAGGGAGGCGCTCGACCGGCTTGCCGAGCCGCTCGCGGCGGGCGTGAACGGCGATGAGCCGTCGGAGATGTCGGTGGCGGCGAGATACCCGATGCTGCTCGACATGGAGCAGAAGCACGGCTCGCTGATCCGGGGCTTCCTCGCCCAGCGCAAGAAGGTCGAGGAGATGCGCAAGAAGTATCCGCCGAAGCCCGGGCAGAGGCGCCGCACCATGTTCTCCTCGTTCCACGACGGACTGCAGTTCATCTGCGACAGGATGGCGGATGCTGCGGGCCGCGAACATATCCGCACCGGGGTAGGTGCCGCCGCCATCGCTCAGGATGGCGACGGCTGGTCCGTGACGCTGAGCTCCGGCGAGACGCTCCGGGGTGACGCGGTGATCATGGCCACGGAGGTCTGGGCCGCGGCGGGACTCACCCGGCCGGTGGATGGCTCGCTGGCGGACCTTCTCGAGACCATCCCGTGCTCCTCGTCGGCCACCGCGATCCTCGCCTTCGACAGGTCGGACTGTCCGTTCGATCTCAGCTGGCACGGCATCCTCTCGCCGATGGTGGAGCGGCGACCCCTCACTGGTGTGAGCCTCATGAGCTCGAAGTGGCCGGATCGCGCGCCGGAGGACAGGGTGCTCTTCCGGGGCTTCCTCGGAGGACCGCGTGATGAGGCGGTGCTCGAGGCGAGCGATGAGGATCTGCTCGAGCTCGCGCGCACGCAGATGGTGGCACTCCTCGGCATCAAGGCGGATGCCCGGCCGCGCTACGCCAAGCTGTTCCGGTGGGAGAAGGGCATGCCGCAGTACACGCTCGATCACCTCAAGCGTGTGGACGAGATCGAGCGGCTCGAGTGCGGAGTGCGTGGGTTCGCGCTTGCCGGAAACGCGTACAGGGGCGTAGGCGTGCCCAACGCGCTTGAGAGCGGTGAGCGCGCCGTTTCCAAGGTGCTCGGCGAGGCGGGCATCGCACTCGAGGAGGACGCGGTCGAGGAGAAGCGGGTCTACTAG
- the hemH gene encoding ferrochelatase — protein sequence MPVRTGVLLTAFGGPDSLESVGPFMSRFMGREPSPQIVASAREKYRAIGGYSPLPGVAGGIAVSLEAHLRDCGHDVVAAAGMRYWEPSIDSALEDLQARGAERVAMVSLSAFESQVTCEAFRTCALEASQGLEIEDVCEAPMLHKAPQYRAFFAEECARALDSIEAERPLVMMTAHSLPVADLVPDDPYPGGLREVAGAVAASAGLAEGADFVDDDRLPGVSAFGSLEGPVAWLQGYQSKGARPGAWLGPDLAGVMAIAAENGYDAVVVVPIGFAIDHMETLWDLDIEAMEQADELGLRFTRTPVPNDDHRFIEALSWAVEPLLSVGNDPD from the coding sequence GTGCCGGTCCGAACAGGCGTGCTGCTCACGGCGTTCGGTGGCCCCGACTCGCTCGAGTCTGTGGGTCCGTTCATGTCCCGCTTCATGGGGCGTGAGCCGTCGCCGCAGATCGTGGCGTCCGCCCGGGAGAAGTACCGCGCCATAGGCGGGTACTCGCCGCTCCCCGGGGTCGCGGGCGGCATCGCCGTGTCGCTCGAGGCTCATCTGCGGGATTGCGGCCACGATGTCGTGGCGGCCGCGGGTATGCGGTACTGGGAGCCGTCGATCGATTCGGCGCTCGAGGACCTGCAAGCGCGCGGCGCGGAGCGTGTCGCGATGGTCTCTCTCTCGGCGTTCGAGTCGCAGGTCACGTGTGAGGCGTTCCGCACGTGCGCGCTCGAGGCCTCACAGGGTCTCGAGATCGAGGACGTGTGCGAGGCGCCGATGCTTCACAAGGCGCCGCAGTATCGGGCGTTCTTCGCGGAGGAGTGCGCCAGGGCGCTGGATTCGATCGAGGCGGAGCGACCGCTCGTGATGATGACCGCTCACAGTCTCCCGGTGGCGGACCTCGTTCCCGACGATCCGTACCCCGGCGGTCTCCGGGAGGTCGCCGGGGCGGTCGCGGCGAGCGCCGGGCTGGCCGAGGGGGCCGACTTCGTCGACGATGATAGGTTGCCGGGCGTGAGTGCGTTCGGGTCGCTCGAGGGTCCGGTGGCGTGGCTGCAGGGCTACCAGTCCAAGGGTGCGCGGCCCGGTGCGTGGCTCGGTCCCGATCTTGCGGGTGTCATGGCGATCGCGGCGGAGAACGGCTACGATGCCGTGGTGGTCGTGCCGATCGGTTTCGCCATCGACCACATGGAGACGCTGTGGGACCTGGACATCGAGGCCATGGAGCAGGCTGATGAACTCGGCCTACGCTTCACGAGGACACCCGTTCCCAACGACGATCATCGCTTCATAGAGGCGCTTTCCTGGGCGGTGGAGCCGCTGCTCTCCGTCGGCAACGATCCCGACTGA
- the hemE gene encoding uroporphyrinogen decarboxylase: MAFNDLLLRAARREPTESTPVWMMRQAGRYMAEYREIRAKHGFLEMCRTPELAVEVTMQPVDLVGVDAAILFSDILVVFPGMGLDLEFAKGEGPVIHNPVRTASDVHNLRISDPIADTGYVMESLRILRGELEHKVPLIGFGGAPFTLASYMIEGHGTRDYEYTKALMWGEPALWAELMEKITETVIAYLSAQIDAGAQVIQVFDSWVGYVAPRDYERYVLPYTTRVIEALTEHGRKVVPEGVPIIHFPNGATSMLDLAQKAGGDVIGVDWRLDMKRVVEQVDERFAIQGNIDPVALFAPDDELERMVVEILEAVGTRPGHIFNLGHGIHKTSDPEKARTMIRFVHEHSARIRGGK, from the coding sequence ATGGCTTTCAACGACCTTCTTCTGCGCGCTGCGCGCCGCGAGCCCACTGAGAGCACGCCTGTCTGGATGATGCGGCAGGCCGGACGATATATGGCCGAGTACCGGGAGATCCGCGCGAAGCACGGCTTCCTCGAGATGTGCCGGACGCCCGAGTTGGCCGTCGAGGTGACGATGCAGCCGGTCGACCTCGTCGGCGTCGACGCGGCGATCCTCTTCAGCGATATCCTGGTGGTGTTCCCGGGCATGGGTCTGGACCTGGAGTTCGCCAAGGGCGAAGGCCCGGTCATCCACAACCCCGTCCGTACGGCCTCCGACGTGCACAACCTGCGCATCTCGGATCCGATCGCCGACACCGGCTACGTGATGGAGAGCCTGCGGATCCTCCGCGGCGAGCTCGAGCACAAGGTCCCGCTGATCGGGTTCGGCGGCGCACCGTTCACGCTTGCGAGCTACATGATCGAGGGTCATGGCACGCGCGATTATGAGTACACCAAAGCGCTGATGTGGGGCGAGCCGGCGCTCTGGGCCGAGTTGATGGAGAAGATCACCGAGACTGTCATCGCGTACCTCTCGGCGCAGATCGATGCCGGCGCGCAGGTCATCCAGGTGTTCGACAGCTGGGTCGGCTATGTGGCGCCGCGTGACTACGAGCGCTACGTCCTGCCGTATACCACACGTGTGATCGAGGCCCTCACGGAGCATGGCCGCAAGGTCGTGCCCGAGGGCGTGCCGATCATCCACTTCCCCAATGGCGCCACCTCGATGCTCGATCTGGCCCAGAAGGCGGGCGGCGACGTCATCGGCGTGGACTGGCGCCTCGACATGAAGCGCGTGGTCGAGCAGGTGGACGAGCGTTTCGCCATCCAGGGCAACATCGATCCCGTCGCCCTCTTCGCGCCCGATGACGAACTTGAGCGCATGGTCGTGGAGATCCTCGAGGCGGTGGGCACGCGTCCGGGACACATCTTCAATCTCGGCCACGGCATCCACAAGACGAGCGACCCGGAGAAGGCCCGCACGATGATCCGCTTCGTGCACGAGCACTCGGCCCGCATCCGCGGCGGTAAGTAG
- the xseB gene encoding exodeoxyribonuclease VII small subunit, with product MSDEVVAPADMTFGAALAELEQIVRALETGQLELEDSLARYERGVALLTACQKKLSEARQKVTALIGELEGAEAEEADGS from the coding sequence ATGTCAGACGAGGTCGTTGCGCCGGCGGACATGACGTTCGGGGCCGCGTTGGCGGAGCTCGAGCAGATCGTGCGCGCGCTCGAAACGGGACAGCTCGAGCTTGAGGACAGTCTCGCCCGCTACGAGCGGGGGGTCGCTCTGCTGACCGCCTGCCAGAAGAAGCTGAGCGAGGCCAGGCAGAAGGTCACCGCCCTGATCGGCGAGCTCGAAGGAGCCGAGGCGGAGGAGGCTGACGGATCGTGA
- the hemG gene encoding protoporphyrinogen oxidase, which produces MKRIIIIGGGAAGLGAAYKVRRAAEAGHDVDCVVIEKEERVGGKLVTDILEDPEGGQYVVDGGSDAFVSTKPAVGRIARMLGIAEEMVPAREENKKTLIVKGKRLVELPDGIMMFAPTKLLPLATTSLYSWPGKFRMALDWFLPRKEHWAEGESAQDHDETLEAFVVRRMGREALDRVAEPLVGGVHASDPTQMSLAATFPNFLEMEQEFGSVIRGFLNERKKREEMRKKYPPKPGGKPWAFFNTFHRGMRDLTDGMADAVGRERIKTGVAATIIERAGDGWKVTLDSGEVVEGDALVVATEAWAATRLMRDVDAAISDLLASIPCSSSATVSLAFREEDCPFDTRWFGILSPMVEDRPILAVTLSSSKWPDRAPSGRVLLRGFIGGPGNQHLLEATDDELVETIRTQLVELLGVRADAQPLIAKVYRWTGGMPQYTLGHLDRVDEIERRSASVPGLALAGGAFRGVGIPNCIESGERAVTKVLTDLGLEYDEPKETRRGPR; this is translated from the coding sequence TTGAAGAGGATCATCATCATCGGCGGTGGAGCGGCAGGACTCGGCGCCGCCTACAAGGTGCGTCGGGCTGCCGAAGCCGGGCACGATGTCGACTGCGTCGTGATCGAGAAGGAAGAGCGTGTAGGCGGGAAGCTCGTCACCGACATCCTGGAAGATCCCGAGGGCGGGCAGTACGTCGTTGACGGCGGGAGCGACGCTTTCGTGTCGACCAAGCCGGCTGTCGGACGGATCGCGCGGATGCTCGGCATCGCCGAGGAGATGGTGCCCGCTCGCGAGGAGAACAAGAAGACGCTCATCGTGAAGGGCAAGCGTCTGGTCGAGCTCCCTGACGGCATCATGATGTTCGCGCCCACCAAGCTGCTGCCACTCGCCACCACGTCTCTGTACTCGTGGCCCGGCAAGTTCCGCATGGCGCTGGACTGGTTCCTGCCGCGCAAGGAGCATTGGGCCGAAGGTGAGAGCGCGCAGGACCACGACGAGACGCTTGAGGCGTTCGTGGTCCGGCGCATGGGTCGTGAGGCGCTGGACCGAGTGGCCGAACCGCTCGTGGGCGGCGTGCACGCGTCCGATCCCACCCAGATGTCGTTGGCGGCGACGTTCCCCAACTTCCTTGAGATGGAGCAGGAGTTCGGCTCGGTGATCCGCGGATTCCTCAATGAGCGCAAGAAGCGCGAGGAGATGCGCAAGAAGTACCCGCCGAAGCCCGGCGGCAAGCCCTGGGCGTTCTTCAACACCTTCCATCGCGGCATGCGGGACCTTACCGACGGGATGGCCGACGCCGTGGGCCGCGAGCGCATCAAGACCGGCGTCGCGGCAACCATCATCGAGCGGGCAGGCGACGGGTGGAAGGTCACGTTGGACAGTGGGGAGGTCGTGGAGGGCGATGCGCTGGTCGTGGCGACCGAGGCCTGGGCGGCGACCCGGCTCATGCGCGACGTGGATGCAGCGATCTCCGACCTGCTGGCGTCGATCCCGTGTTCGTCCTCGGCCACCGTCTCGCTCGCGTTCCGCGAAGAGGACTGCCCCTTCGACACCCGGTGGTTCGGCATCCTCTCGCCGATGGTCGAGGACCGTCCGATCCTGGCGGTCACGTTGTCGTCCTCCAAGTGGCCGGATCGCGCACCGTCCGGGAGGGTGCTGCTCCGTGGCTTCATCGGAGGGCCCGGGAACCAGCATCTGCTCGAGGCCACCGATGACGAGCTGGTGGAGACCATCCGCACGCAACTCGTTGAGCTGCTCGGCGTGCGTGCCGATGCGCAGCCGCTGATCGCCAAGGTCTATCGCTGGACCGGAGGCATGCCGCAGTACACGCTCGGCCATCTCGACCGCGTGGACGAGATCGAGCGGCGTAGCGCATCGGTACCAGGGCTCGCCCTCGCGGGCGGCGCCTTCCGCGGCGTAGGCATCCCCAACTGCATCGAAAGCGGGGAGCGGGCGGTCACCAAAGTGCTGACGGATCTGGGCCTGGAGTATGACGAACCGAAGGAGACGCGCCGCGGACCGCGCTAG